From the genome of Sporomusaceae bacterium FL31, one region includes:
- the aroQ_2 gene encoding 3-dehydroquinate dehydratase: protein MEEYLEKLKSEFPAHELNYYQSNIEGELINRIQVDDFDAVIINPGAFTHYSYAIADCLKNIQKPKVEVHISNIYKREEFRQKSVTAACTDAVLSGFGMDGYRLAVLSL, encoded by the coding sequence ATGGAAGAGTATTTAGAAAAATTAAAGTCTGAATTTCCCGCTCATGAATTGAATTACTATCAATCGAATATTGAAGGAGAACTGATTAACAGGATTCAGGTAGATGATTTTGATGCGGTTATTATTAACCCCGGAGCTTTCACACATTACTCTTATGCAATTGCAGACTGTTTAAAGAATATTCAAAAACCGAAAGTAGAAGTTCACATCAGCAATATTTACAAAAGAGAAGAGTTTAGACAGAAATCTGTAACGGCAGCTTGTACAGATGCAGTTTTGTCCGGCTTTGGAATGGACGGATATCGATTGGCGGTTTTGAGTTTGTAG